A part of Hippea maritima DSM 10411 genomic DNA contains:
- the trpA gene encoding tryptophan synthase subunit alpha, with amino-acid sequence MCRIGIYLVCNYPNRDRFLDAVEMCNRYGIDFLEIGLPFSDPTADGDVIEKVSTETLKRYSMSDFLDSTRLTRQLFKGKLYIMTYANIVFSYGIDKFACDLGFIDGLILADVPYREANRFKKPLSKKGIGFVHFATPESRQKELERLKKDANDFIYFVSIRGTTGGRFHLDDETKEKLAYLKGAKHGVILGFGIRNRSDIEKACRYADGVVIGTAAVEAVNGNFEAFLLSLKG; translated from the coding sequence ATGTGTAGAATAGGCATATACCTTGTGTGCAACTATCCAAACAGGGATAGATTTTTGGATGCTGTAGAGATGTGTAATAGATACGGGATCGATTTTTTGGAGATCGGCCTGCCTTTTTCAGACCCAACGGCAGACGGTGATGTGATCGAAAAAGTCTCAACGGAAACGTTAAAAAGATACAGTATGTCGGATTTTTTAGACTCAACAAGACTAACAAGGCAGCTCTTCAAGGGCAAACTCTACATAATGACCTATGCAAACATCGTATTTTCATACGGCATAGATAAATTTGCCTGTGATTTAGGCTTCATCGATGGGTTAATACTGGCCGATGTGCCATACAGGGAAGCAAATAGGTTTAAAAAACCCCTATCAAAAAAAGGTATAGGTTTTGTGCATTTTGCAACACCAGAAAGCAGACAAAAAGAATTAGAAAGATTAAAAAAAGATGCAAACGACTTTATATACTTTGTTTCAATCAGGGGGACAACGGGCGGTAGGTTTCACCTTGATGATGAAACAAAAGAAAAATTAGCATATCTCAAAGGGGCAAAACATGGGGTTATTCTGGGTTTTGGAATAAGAAACAGAAGCGATATAGAAAAGGCCTGCAGGTATGCAGACGGTGTTGTTATAGGAACAGCCGCTGTTGAGGCGGTTAATGGAAATTTTGAAGCCTTTCTTTTATCCCTTAAGGGCTAA
- a CDS encoding glycosyltransferase, whose translation MKIAFILDEAWDSALTNYALNIERLAREFHDTVVLSLKDSYVYKNLHGVVPIKPLRNKNPLKSFSGFVYLGRVLKQINPDVVLTIRGDASFFACLLKKSLNFRLFRVFGEDKQLRTPPNCIDTLILPCEFLKKNVPPNRADRVVIHKSFVDRERFSFSSDGRKRIRGELGIDDRFVFGAVGRLDRVKGFDLLIEGFALAGIDDSVLVIVGQEKGIKEKELLGLAEKLNVRDRLILINQKRSDIVDIMSSFDVGVVSSVGSEVIPRVFFEFLSVGLPIITTDVGCLGEVAKDSSSILAEPTTYSIKRAIQKARDADLVRLSSASLKEAERYALNLPANFFSP comes from the coding sequence ATGAAAATAGCGTTTATTCTGGATGAAGCGTGGGATAGCGCCTTAACGAATTACGCCTTAAATATCGAAAGACTCGCTAGGGAGTTTCACGATACGGTTGTTCTTTCTTTAAAGGATAGCTATGTTTATAAAAACTTGCACGGCGTTGTGCCGATAAAACCCTTGAGGAATAAAAATCCGCTGAAAAGCTTTAGTGGTTTTGTTTATTTAGGCAGGGTTTTAAAGCAGATTAACCCGGATGTTGTTTTGACCATAAGGGGTGATGCCTCTTTCTTTGCCTGCCTGTTGAAGAAATCGCTAAACTTCAGGCTTTTTAGGGTGTTTGGTGAGGATAAGCAACTAAGAACACCGCCAAACTGCATAGATACACTTATTTTACCTTGTGAGTTTTTGAAGAAGAATGTGCCGCCCAACAGGGCTGATAGGGTCGTAATCCACAAAAGTTTTGTCGATAGAGAGCGTTTTAGTTTTTCTTCGGATGGACGCAAAAGGATCAGAGGGGAGTTAGGTATAGACGATAGGTTTGTTTTTGGTGCTGTGGGCAGGCTTGATAGGGTGAAAGGCTTTGATCTGCTCATAGAGGGTTTTGCACTTGCAGGCATCGATGATTCTGTTTTGGTTATAGTGGGGCAAGAAAAGGGCATAAAAGAAAAGGAGCTGCTTGGCCTTGCAGAGAAGTTGAATGTAAGGGATAGGTTGATATTGATCAATCAGAAACGCAGCGACATAGTGGACATTATGAGCAGCTTTGATGTGGGTGTTGTATCGAGTGTGGGCAGTGAGGTAATACCGCGGGTTTTCTTTGAGTTTTTAAGCGTGGGTTTGCCTATCATAACGACCGATGTTGGTTGTCTTGGTGAGGTTGCAAAGGATAGCTCTTCTATTCTGGCTGAGCCCACAACATACAGCATAAAAAGAGCCATACAAAAGGCAAGGGATGCCGACCTTGTAAGGTTGTCATCGGCATCCTTGAAAGAGGCTGAAAGGTATGCTTTAAATCTGCCTGCAAATTTCTTTAGCCCTTAA
- the hisIE gene encoding bifunctional phosphoribosyl-AMP cyclohydrolase/phosphoribosyl-ATP diphosphatase HisIE: MNLTDILKLDDRGLIPVITVDFYNNQVLMLAYANREAIEMSLKTGYAHYFSRSRNKLWMKGETSGHTQKIKQILFDCDEDTLLYKVEQKGAACHTSHRSCFYREFYRGEVREIEPVIEDFDGIIYKTEENDDILRKLYDLLQKRKEELPEGSYTAKLFISGTDKIAKKIGEEASEVIIALKNNSQSELVYESADLIFHLLVGLAEKDVPPESVLDELKRRFGISGDKEKASRGGF, translated from the coding sequence ATGAATCTCACTGATATATTGAAGCTTGACGATAGGGGTTTGATCCCTGTTATAACGGTGGATTTTTATAACAATCAGGTGCTTATGCTTGCCTATGCGAATAGGGAAGCTATTGAGATGAGCCTAAAGACAGGCTATGCCCATTATTTTTCCCGCTCAAGAAACAAGCTATGGATGAAAGGTGAAACAAGCGGCCATACGCAGAAGATAAAGCAGATTCTGTTTGATTGTGATGAGGATACCCTGCTTTACAAGGTCGAACAAAAAGGTGCTGCCTGCCACACAAGCCATCGCAGTTGTTTCTATAGGGAGTTTTACAGGGGTGAGGTTCGCGAGATAGAGCCTGTGATTGAGGATTTTGACGGTATAATTTACAAAACAGAGGAGAATGACGATATACTGAGGAAGCTTTATGACCTCCTTCAAAAGAGAAAGGAAGAGCTCCCCGAGGGCTCATATACGGCTAAACTCTTTATTAGCGGAACGGACAAGATAGCCAAAAAGATAGGGGAAGAGGCGAGCGAGGTGATCATTGCCCTTAAAAATAACTCCCAAAGCGAGCTTGTCTATGAGTCTGCAGACCTTATCTTTCACCTGCTTGTGGGATTGGCTGAAAAAGATGTGCCACCTGAGTCTGTGCTTGATGAGCTAAAAAGGCGGTTTGGTATCTCAGGTGATAAGGAGAAAGCCTCAAGAGGTGGTTTTTAA
- a CDS encoding DMT family transporter, which yields MSFVALGFVIFSALMHASYNFFYKRSKLKIIYLWSMFAFSIIIMTIYSFFHSNVVFVDLNIKTLFLAALAGIFFTLYQIYTGKAYAMAEGDLSVVYPLSITAPLYIPFLAYFLIGERISTTTFIGILFALLGTYLLQLNVPLSQLKFKKIDLKKQHIRYAAFAGFIYSFGAIVDKVGVGKHSFFVYTYWVVVFMFVYMSLNILKNPILRKNFFYCIINSTNMVFVGGLFLTLSFLSYRYAMQLTCVSATAGARQISSLFGVLMGIFILKEPYGSLRFFATLLVVFGVILIKIG from the coding sequence ATGAGTTTTGTTGCTTTAGGTTTTGTTATATTCTCAGCCCTTATGCATGCTTCTTATAATTTTTTCTATAAACGCAGCAAACTTAAAATTATATACCTCTGGAGCATGTTTGCTTTCTCCATAATAATTATGACCATTTACTCATTTTTTCACAGCAATGTGGTTTTTGTAGATCTGAACATTAAAACACTTTTTCTTGCAGCTTTGGCTGGTATATTTTTTACTCTTTATCAAATATACACTGGAAAGGCCTATGCAATGGCGGAAGGGGATCTCTCTGTTGTATATCCGCTAAGTATCACAGCACCTCTATATATACCGTTTCTTGCATACTTTCTAATTGGTGAGAGGATAAGTACGACAACATTTATAGGGATATTGTTTGCCCTTTTGGGTACCTATCTATTACAGCTCAACGTTCCGTTGAGCCAGCTAAAATTTAAAAAGATAGATTTAAAAAAACAACACATAAGATATGCGGCATTTGCTGGTTTTATCTATTCTTTTGGTGCCATTGTGGACAAGGTCGGCGTAGGAAAGCATAGTTTTTTTGTTTATACTTACTGGGTTGTTGTGTTTATGTTTGTTTATATGAGTTTAAACATCCTGAAAAATCCTATATTGCGTAAAAATTTTTTCTACTGTATTATCAATTCAACCAATATGGTTTTTGTAGGTGGACTGTTTCTTACACTGTCGTTTTTGAGTTATAGGTACGCAATGCAGCTTACCTGCGTTTCAGCTACAGCTGGTGCAAGGCAGATAAGTTCGTTATTTGGGGTTTTAATGGGTATATTTATCCTCAAAGAACCCTATGGCTCTTTGAGGTTTTTTGCCACATTGCTTGTAGTTTTTGGTGTTATTTTGATAAAAATAGGATAA
- the coaE gene encoding dephospho-CoA kinase (Dephospho-CoA kinase (CoaE) performs the final step in coenzyme A biosynthesis.), translating into MKFIGLTGSIATGKSFVGEMFKELGCYVIDADELAHSVYAKGEKAYFAIIKTFGRGVLDKNENIDRKKLGSIVLKDREKLRLLEDIVHPEIEKKRQKLLEEIKKKEKDAIVIYDVPLLFEKNMASLFDCVIVVWSDEKTQLKRLMMRNGLSKEEALKRIRLQMPIDEKKRLADIIIDNSGSTERTKEQVLSIFEKIKNGHIC; encoded by the coding sequence GTGAAGTTTATAGGTCTTACGGGTTCTATTGCTACAGGTAAGAGTTTTGTGGGTGAGATGTTTAAGGAACTTGGCTGCTATGTGATTGATGCGGATGAACTTGCCCATAGTGTTTATGCAAAAGGTGAAAAGGCTTACTTTGCTATAATTAAAACATTTGGAAGGGGTGTATTGGATAAAAATGAAAATATAGACAGGAAAAAGCTTGGCTCTATTGTGCTTAAAGATAGAGAAAAACTCAGACTTCTTGAAGATATTGTTCATCCGGAAATTGAAAAGAAGAGACAGAAATTGCTTGAAGAAATCAAAAAAAAAGAAAAAGACGCCATAGTGATATATGATGTACCTTTGTTGTTTGAAAAAAATATGGCTTCTTTGTTTGATTGCGTAATTGTTGTATGGTCAGATGAGAAAACCCAGCTTAAGCGTTTAATGATGCGCAATGGTTTATCTAAAGAAGAAGCCTTAAAAAGAATAAGACTCCAAATGCCTATAGATGAAAAAAAAAGACTTGCGGATATTATTATAGATAATTCAGGCAGTACAGAAAGAACAAAAGAGCAAGTTTTGAGTATATTTGAGAAGATAAAAAACGGTCATATCTGCTAA